Proteins encoded by one window of Pseudanabaenaceae cyanobacterium SKYG29:
- a CDS encoding DUF2237 domain-containing protein, with protein sequence MQEAKNVLGGPLQVCCTNPMTGYYRDGYCRVEGDYGVHGVCCQVTAEFLAFSKTVGNDLSTPVPEYRFPGLKPGDRWCVCASRWVEAYEAGVAPPVILEATHIRMLEYASLEELKKFAL encoded by the coding sequence ATGCAGGAAGCAAAGAACGTTTTAGGTGGTCCGTTGCAAGTTTGTTGCACCAATCCCATGACAGGTTACTACCGCGATGGCTACTGCCGTGTGGAAGGGGATTACGGCGTGCACGGAGTCTGTTGTCAGGTGACAGCGGAATTTTTGGCATTTTCCAAGACCGTAGGCAATGACCTCTCTACCCCTGTACCCGAATACAGATTCCCCGGACTCAAGCCTGGCGATCGCTGGTGTGTATGCGCTAGTCGGTGGGTGGAAGCTTATGAGGCAGGAGTGGCTCCCCCCGTTATCCTGGAAGCTACCCATATCCGTATGCTGGAGTATGCCAGCCTTGAGGAACTGAAAAAATTTGCCCTCTAA
- a CDS encoding VWA domain-containing protein, which produces MLSNRDYTLIIDKSGSMATKDQPGGKSRWEAIKESTMAVASRCEELDPDGITVYLFAGKFKRYDKVTSAKVEQIFQENEPAGSTNLTAVLRDALDHHFSKPDKRPTTILVVTDGEPDDRKSVFEVIIQATQRMTSDEELAISFLQIGNDPQATQFLKSLDDKLTGVGAKFDVVDTVTFADMEDMTITEVLTNAIAD; this is translated from the coding sequence ATGTTGTCTAACCGCGATTACACCCTGATTATTGATAAGAGTGGCAGTATGGCAACCAAAGACCAACCCGGGGGTAAGTCCCGCTGGGAGGCAATCAAGGAATCAACAATGGCAGTGGCAAGCCGCTGTGAAGAGCTTGACCCCGATGGGATTACAGTCTATTTGTTTGCAGGAAAATTCAAACGCTATGACAAAGTGACTTCCGCTAAAGTAGAGCAAATCTTTCAGGAAAATGAGCCAGCAGGGAGCACGAACTTGACTGCCGTTTTGCGGGATGCCCTCGATCACCATTTCAGTAAACCAGATAAGCGCCCCACCACAATCTTGGTTGTGACAGATGGAGAGCCAGACGACCGCAAATCAGTGTTTGAAGTAATCATTCAGGCAACCCAAAGGATGACTAGTGATGAAGAGTTAGCTATTTCTTTCTTGCAAATTGGCAATGACCCCCAAGCTACGCAATTCCTGAAGTCCTTGGATGACAAGCTAACAGGGGTGGGAGCTAAGTTTGATGTAGTTGATACTGTCACCTTCGCCGATATGGAAGACATGACAATCACTGAAGTTCTGACCAACGCTATTGCTGACTAG
- a CDS encoding GUN4 domain-containing protein: MVSREEIKGKINAADTKECLSGIRAAGSLAEEGITLLIDLFHTRRKQNLPIDFIDGTTYQVLRQMNDQSLQIPMIEGLRLQERQIDYRELFDLLSLGAYQQADALTNKKMCEAAGEGALTRGWLYFTDVERIDLADLLTIDRLWLIFSEGKFGYSVQRRIWLNLGKNWEKLWQQIRWKQDGSFARYPSGFIWSLEAPRGHLPLSNQIRGNKTLEAIFNVLERADRA; the protein is encoded by the coding sequence ATGGTAAGCAGGGAAGAAATTAAAGGCAAAATTAATGCCGCAGACACAAAGGAATGTCTAAGCGGGATTAGGGCAGCAGGGAGTTTAGCAGAGGAGGGAATTACTTTACTGATTGACCTATTTCACACAAGAAGAAAGCAGAACTTGCCCATCGACTTTATTGACGGGACAACTTACCAAGTCCTACGGCAAATGAATGATCAAAGTTTACAAATTCCCATGATAGAGGGTTTGCGTTTACAGGAGCGGCAGATTGACTATCGGGAATTGTTTGATCTATTGAGCTTAGGCGCATACCAACAGGCAGATGCCTTAACTAACAAAAAAATGTGTGAGGCGGCAGGGGAAGGGGCACTGACACGAGGGTGGTTATACTTTACCGATGTAGAGCGGATAGATTTGGCGGATTTGTTAACGATCGATCGTTTATGGTTAATATTTTCCGAGGGCAAATTTGGCTATTCTGTGCAGCGGCGGATTTGGCTTAATCTGGGTAAAAATTGGGAAAAACTCTGGCAGCAAATTCGCTGGAAGCAAGATGGTAGTTTTGCCCGCTATCCCAGCGGCTTCATCTGGAGTTTAGAGGCACCCCGGGGACATTTGCCCCTGTCCAATCAGATACGGGGGAACAAAACCCTAGAGGCAATCTTTAATGTGTTAGAACGGGCTGATAGAGCTTAA
- a CDS encoding bifunctional sterol desaturase/short chain dehydrogenase, translating to MEIATFIFALLSIVFAEICRDIYHLAGHYWKPLQRWHNLHHRVFTADLEVNDWQLYQQAELLNDVPEAIFMVTMSLIVGIGGYLYHLPSLLLGAVYSGGFLAAALARSQGFLLQTDFTHKPGAFTALPGEWLVNRTYHWRHHFDNGRAYFSGTIALMDKLLGTALSLKGKTVAITGASGTMGQALRAELEKQGARVIPLTASGTEGVRWQLGAEAEHRELLAGVDILILNHGVNVYGARSPEAITTSYEVNAYSVWRWLELFFATVESNRDRAIKEVWVNTSEAEVSPAFSPLYELSKRWIGDIITLRRLDAPCIVRKIILGPFKSKLNPYGVMSARWVAWAIVALAKRDFRDIIVTINPLTYIFFPLKEMSRSLYFRLFTRKE from the coding sequence ATGGAGATAGCCACATTTATATTTGCTCTGCTGTCTATTGTTTTTGCGGAAATATGCCGCGACATTTATCACCTAGCAGGTCATTACTGGAAACCTCTCCAGCGGTGGCACAATTTGCACCATCGGGTATTCACGGCAGATTTGGAAGTCAATGACTGGCAACTGTATCAACAAGCGGAGCTATTGAACGATGTACCAGAGGCTATCTTCATGGTGACTATGAGTTTAATAGTGGGGATAGGGGGTTACTTATACCATCTGCCAAGCCTACTGTTAGGGGCAGTCTACTCAGGGGGATTTTTGGCAGCGGCGTTGGCACGTTCCCAGGGTTTCCTGCTGCAAACAGATTTTACCCACAAGCCAGGGGCATTTACTGCGTTGCCAGGGGAATGGCTAGTCAATCGCACTTATCATTGGCGGCATCATTTTGACAATGGTCGAGCCTATTTCAGTGGTACCATAGCCCTCATGGACAAACTTTTGGGCACAGCTCTCTCCCTCAAGGGTAAGACCGTTGCTATTACAGGCGCCTCTGGCACAATGGGGCAAGCGCTGAGAGCGGAACTGGAAAAACAGGGAGCGCGGGTGATCCCCCTCACTGCTAGTGGCACAGAGGGAGTACGGTGGCAACTAGGGGCGGAAGCAGAGCACAGGGAATTACTGGCGGGAGTAGATATTCTCATTCTCAATCATGGGGTCAATGTCTACGGGGCACGATCGCCTGAGGCAATTACTACTTCCTACGAGGTGAATGCTTACTCCGTGTGGCGGTGGCTGGAGTTGTTCTTTGCCACTGTAGAGAGTAATCGCGATCGGGCAATCAAGGAAGTATGGGTGAACACCTCAGAGGCAGAGGTGAGTCCTGCCTTTAGTCCCCTCTATGAACTGTCCAAGCGCTGGATTGGCGATATAATTACCCTACGCCGCTTAGATGCCCCCTGTATTGTGCGCAAAATTATTCTCGGTCCCTTTAAGAGCAAGCTCAATCCCTACGGTGTCATGTCGGCCCGGTGGGTAGCCTGGGCGATCGTGGCTTTAGCTAAGCGAGACTTTCGGGATATTATCGTTACTATCAACCCCTTGACTTATATCTTCTTTCCCTTGAAAGAAATGAGTCGCTCTCTATACTTTCGTTTATTCACCAGAAAAGAATGA
- the fldA gene encoding flavodoxin FldA: MTKIGVFFGTTTGKTEGIADLIVDELDGLPVVCKDIAKTQLEELTQYDVLIIGCPTWDIGQLQSDWEAIYDDLDKLDFSGKKVAYFGTGDQYGYADNFMDAIGILEEKISSRGGQTVGYWSTDGYEFNQSRAVRNGKFVGLAIDEDNQPELTEERVKRWTAQLKQELGL, encoded by the coding sequence ATGACTAAGATTGGTGTATTTTTTGGGACAACAACAGGTAAAACAGAGGGAATTGCTGACTTAATTGTGGATGAACTGGATGGTCTGCCTGTAGTTTGCAAAGATATTGCCAAAACCCAGTTGGAAGAACTCACCCAGTATGATGTTTTAATCATTGGTTGTCCTACTTGGGATATTGGGCAATTGCAGTCTGATTGGGAAGCTATTTATGATGACCTAGACAAGCTAGATTTTTCTGGCAAAAAAGTTGCCTACTTTGGTACAGGGGATCAGTATGGTTATGCTGATAACTTCATGGATGCGATCGGTATTTTAGAAGAGAAAATCAGCAGTCGGGGCGGTCAAACTGTTGGATACTGGTCAACAGACGGCTATGAGTTTAATCAATCTCGGGCAGTACGCAATGGCAAGTTTGTCGGTCTAGCGATTGATGAAGACAATCAGCCAGAGTTGACAGAAGAGCGTGTCAAACGTTGGACAGCCCAACTGAAGCAGGAGCTAGGTCTGTAG
- a CDS encoding riboflavin synthase, which translates to MFTGLIRSLGVVQNINDRQLEVVGVNFPFALGDSIAVNGVCLTVSYLIEGGFGTDVSPETRRRTNLGYLKAGNRVNLEPSLAVGDKIGGHFVTGHVDGLGTLRSMTLQGNSWWLDFAVPPHLQKYLAEKGSIAVNGVSLTIATCHDGFQVAVIPHTFYHTNLQHVNNNVPVNLEMDILAKYVESLLKFKQPTASLTTEFLQEHGYL; encoded by the coding sequence ATGTTCACTGGTTTAATCAGAAGTTTAGGAGTTGTGCAAAATATAAACGATCGGCAGTTGGAAGTAGTTGGCGTCAACTTCCCCTTTGCCCTTGGGGACAGTATCGCTGTCAATGGGGTCTGCTTGACAGTCTCTTACCTAATTGAGGGGGGCTTTGGGACAGATGTCTCACCCGAAACCCGAAGGCGCACAAATCTTGGTTACCTAAAGGCGGGCAACCGTGTCAATTTGGAACCTTCCCTGGCAGTGGGGGATAAAATTGGTGGTCATTTTGTCACAGGGCATGTGGATGGCTTGGGTACACTGCGGTCTATGACCCTACAGGGCAATTCCTGGTGGCTGGATTTTGCTGTTCCCCCCCATCTGCAAAAGTATCTGGCAGAGAAAGGTAGCATAGCAGTCAATGGGGTGAGCTTAACGATCGCCACTTGCCATGATGGATTTCAGGTAGCCGTTATCCCCCACACCTTTTATCATACCAATTTGCAACACGTTAATAATAATGTCCCCGTCAACCTAGAGATGGATATACTGGCAAAGTATGTTGAGAGTCTCCTGAAATTTAAGCAACCCACTGCCTCCCTCACCACAGAATTCCTGCAGGAGCACGGCTATCTCTAG
- a CDS encoding alpha/beta hydrolase translates to MKDKLEAVIISTSPSNDRLDVSLARYLGKHYSVAQWIYSHSQLDAAISTTEILGNLQNYLAPFPPVHLIGHSLNGMLAFLYAQKFPDRVLSLTLLAVGKNMAMNWIAQYYFNLHFLPICRNCLLEQMAINLFGYRSPSELYFYVQLLEQDLTYGFSPHSPFQLACQKNEPIPVPLCVCGSEDDFICDPDTLSTWQPLLKDDDQFYLLPAGKHYFHHFQVETVSSLIQDFWQATQT, encoded by the coding sequence ATGAAAGATAAACTAGAAGCGGTCATCATCAGCACTAGTCCCAGCAACGATCGTTTAGATGTCAGCTTAGCTCGCTATTTGGGTAAACACTATTCTGTTGCCCAATGGATTTACAGTCATTCTCAGTTAGATGCGGCTATTTCGACAACCGAGATTTTAGGCAATTTGCAAAACTACCTTGCTCCCTTTCCTCCCGTGCATCTAATCGGACACAGCCTGAACGGAATGTTAGCCTTTTTGTATGCGCAAAAGTTTCCCGATCGAGTGTTATCTTTAACTTTGTTAGCAGTAGGCAAAAATATGGCAATGAATTGGATTGCTCAATATTATTTTAATTTACACTTCCTACCAATCTGTCGTAATTGCCTCCTGGAACAAATGGCGATCAATCTATTCGGTTATCGTTCTCCCTCCGAACTATACTTCTATGTCCAGTTATTGGAGCAAGACCTGACCTACGGCTTTTCTCCCCACAGTCCCTTTCAGTTAGCTTGTCAGAAAAACGAACCGATTCCTGTCCCTCTCTGCGTCTGTGGTAGTGAAGATGATTTCATCTGTGACCCCGATACTCTATCTACTTGGCAACCTCTGTTGAAAGATGATGACCAGTTTTATCTTCTGCCGGCAGGCAAACACTACTTCCATCATTTTCAGGTAGAAACAGTGAGCAGTTTGATTCAAGACTTCTGGCAAGCTACTCAGACATAG
- a CDS encoding chlorophyll a/b binding light-harvesting protein, whose protein sequence is MTATITYERQPQQFGWWAGNARLTELSGKLLGAHVAHAGLIVLWAGAMTLFELSRYDASRPIYEQGLILLPHIASLGVGVAKGGVIVDTYPYFVIAVLHLVSSAVLGAGGIFHSLLQADRLPMSNTFSGFFGYEWEDGDKMTTIIGIHLLLLGGGALLLVAKALFWGGLYDPRVEDVRVITNPTLNPFVIFGYLLGIVGNGRGMAAVNNLEDVVGGHIYVGLLCIGGGVFHILTKPFAWARSVLIYSGEAYLSYSLGALAYMGALAAYFVTFNNTVYPEVFYGPVDTWQTTAGVVTTRGWLASFHYVLAGLFLAGHLWHAIRARAKAKGFDLSKGDLVRPFDNDPQVGNLATPVNSSDFTLNFLRGLPIYRAGLSPFARGLEIGMAHGYWLIGPFIKLNPARDTDFAYTSGLLATLALLLVMTIALSTYGTVSFQKQLVTVPRPAFARTIPNVPETLVTIEGWSQFTAAFFVGGCGGAVFAYQLLLNWGRIQNLFPLS, encoded by the coding sequence ATGACAGCTACAATTACTTACGAACGACAACCACAACAGTTTGGTTGGTGGGCAGGCAATGCTCGTCTAACAGAACTATCGGGGAAACTCCTGGGTGCCCATGTTGCCCATGCGGGTTTGATTGTTCTATGGGCAGGGGCTATGACTCTCTTTGAGTTATCCAGGTACGATGCGTCCCGACCAATTTATGAGCAGGGTTTAATTCTTTTACCCCACATTGCCAGTTTGGGTGTGGGAGTAGCCAAGGGAGGAGTGATTGTTGACACCTATCCCTACTTTGTGATTGCGGTTTTACACTTAGTTTCCTCAGCTGTTCTAGGGGCTGGGGGTATTTTCCACTCTCTGCTACAGGCAGACAGATTGCCTATGTCCAACACATTTAGCGGTTTCTTTGGCTACGAGTGGGAAGACGGCGATAAAATGACGACCATCATCGGTATTCACCTTTTACTCTTGGGGGGAGGAGCATTACTACTAGTAGCTAAAGCTCTATTTTGGGGTGGTTTGTATGACCCAAGAGTAGAGGATGTACGGGTAATTACTAATCCCACTCTCAATCCATTTGTCATCTTTGGCTACTTGTTGGGCATCGTTGGCAACGGTAGAGGTATGGCAGCTGTAAATAATCTGGAAGATGTGGTCGGTGGTCATATCTATGTTGGTCTTTTGTGTATTGGTGGTGGTGTCTTTCACATCCTGACCAAGCCGTTTGCCTGGGCACGATCGGTTCTCATCTATTCTGGGGAAGCTTATCTTTCCTATAGCTTGGGTGCTCTTGCTTACATGGGTGCTCTAGCAGCTTACTTTGTTACCTTCAACAACACTGTTTATCCAGAAGTTTTTTACGGGCCTGTAGATACTTGGCAAACGACAGCAGGAGTGGTGACAACTAGGGGATGGCTGGCTTCTTTCCACTATGTTTTGGCAGGATTGTTTCTTGCAGGTCATCTGTGGCATGCCATCCGTGCTCGTGCAAAGGCAAAGGGGTTTGATCTCAGTAAAGGGGATTTGGTCCGCCCCTTCGACAATGATCCCCAGGTGGGCAATCTGGCTACACCTGTCAACTCTTCTGACTTTACTCTGAACTTTCTGCGCGGTTTACCAATCTATCGGGCTGGTCTTTCGCCTTTTGCCAGAGGTTTGGAAATCGGTATGGCCCATGGCTACTGGCTGATTGGACCTTTCATTAAACTCAATCCTGCCCGTGATACGGACTTTGCTTATACTTCGGGGCTGTTGGCAACTCTAGCGTTGTTGCTGGTGATGACGATCGCTTTGTCTACCTATGGTACCGTTTCCTTTCAGAAGCAGCTAGTGACAGTACCCCGTCCTGCCTTTGCCCGTACCATACCCAATGTCCCAGAAACCCTCGTCACTATCGAAGGATGGAGTCAGTTTACGGCGGCATTCTTTGTGGGCGGTTGTGGGGGGGCAGTGTTTGCCTATCAGCTGCTGTTGAACTGGGGACGGATTCAAAATTTGTTTCCCTTGAGTTAG
- a CDS encoding inositol monophosphatase family protein: protein MTYQAINTLVRQWGQRAYEWRQAGDFAIKEKTPGDYVTTIDLRLNEALVEKIREWFPADGILAEEDPQVYDWWYRGYDRLWCIDPIDGTSDLIAGKLGYAVMVGLLDKKEPMAGWIYAPGIDVLYFGDKTTGKIYRTIGDLTEEIIITPPPQLQMQVILSDKDDRKYGQQIRQVFRDAQFYSMGSFGLKIMEVILGKSSIYLYLNRRVKVWDTVAPLALAEIAGLVCCDLSGKPLNYNDVHPQTLAHLQVVIIGWADVIECYLPQLQKVLTL, encoded by the coding sequence ATGACCTATCAAGCGATCAACACCCTAGTACGCCAGTGGGGGCAGCGAGCTTACGAGTGGCGGCAGGCAGGAGACTTTGCCATCAAAGAGAAAACCCCAGGGGATTATGTGACGACGATCGATCTACGTCTGAATGAAGCTTTAGTAGAAAAAATCAGGGAGTGGTTTCCCGCCGATGGCATTTTGGCAGAGGAAGACCCCCAAGTGTACGATTGGTGGTATCGGGGTTACGATCGTCTCTGGTGTATTGACCCCATCGATGGTACCTCTGACCTGATTGCGGGCAAGCTCGGCTATGCGGTGATGGTAGGTTTATTGGACAAAAAGGAGCCAATGGCGGGCTGGATTTATGCCCCAGGAATTGATGTGTTGTATTTCGGTGACAAAACAACGGGGAAGATTTATCGCACGATCGGTGACCTGACAGAAGAAATCATAATTACACCGCCCCCCCAACTACAAATGCAGGTGATTCTGAGCGATAAAGACGATCGGAAATACGGTCAACAAATTCGCCAAGTATTCAGGGATGCCCAATTCTATAGCATGGGTAGTTTTGGCTTAAAAATTATGGAAGTGATCTTGGGCAAATCCTCTATCTATTTATATTTGAATCGCCGCGTCAAAGTGTGGGATACAGTTGCTCCCTTGGCTCTGGCAGAAATTGCGGGTCTCGTCTGCTGTGATTTAAGTGGTAAGCCCCTCAATTACAATGATGTCCACCCCCAAACCCTTGCCCATTTGCAAGTTGTCATTATCGGCTGGGCTGACGTGATTGAGTGCTATTTACCCCAACTGCAAAAGGTGCTGACTTTATAA
- a CDS encoding transglycosylase SLT domain-containing protein — MQKWWFSWVLLLGSLGIAGLNFYNLTLMAKQGEKIVAPSVTKLTDLPSPTPFVRSVALSVTEQISYHAQQVKTDSAQAHRHRYVLANLYLRQGQPEQALALLADLEKSYPLLTEYIWLKRSQALLQLGRKEEAATLQANILNRFPSTAVAATVTHDRQEIDTLIRRYPAHPLAKKYLKERSLANPDLLVSLVTYFPDDVDILPYLDRASRLRLTPDQWWAVADGYYDQFVFTKAADAYSKATPNAITAYRLARSYHRADRHDSAISAYRGVVERYPQSPEAPRALLRLVQLLPPEQAVAIADRIVERYPSAGAEALLAKFYIERDLLKTNPQLTFKTLIQKFPQSDSAAQLLLERAKEQARSGQFLDAIATVRQLQLQNQTSEAAAEAGFWAGKWSEKIGDRSGAQQLYRHVLRHHPESYYAWRSATALGMPVGSLGGVEQVRYDLQPIATRAPLPTGSPVLQELYLLGEDQDATELWQFTTRGKRVLNVREIFTDGIMRVLAGDYLLGIKQIDSLDWIDVSPQEASQIPELKKHPDRLPFLYPLAYQEIVQTRATERNLHPALVFGLIRQESRFEKGIRSSADAVGLMQIIPETAAWIASKLGRKNYSMTNPQDNVEFGTWYLRYTHSRYQNNTMLAVASYNAGPGAVANWVQGGVGDVDEFVERIPYRETRDYVKKVFANYWNYLRIYSPTLQNHIANTVREIG; from the coding sequence ATGCAAAAGTGGTGGTTTAGCTGGGTTCTCTTACTGGGTAGCTTGGGGATAGCAGGTTTGAACTTCTATAATCTCACTCTCATGGCGAAGCAGGGGGAAAAAATCGTTGCCCCCAGTGTGACTAAACTAACTGATTTACCTAGCCCCACTCCTTTTGTCCGTTCCGTTGCTCTCTCTGTCACTGAGCAAATTAGCTACCATGCTCAACAGGTCAAGACCGATAGTGCCCAAGCCCATCGCCACCGTTATGTGCTAGCTAATCTCTACCTGCGCCAAGGTCAACCAGAACAAGCCCTTGCTCTTCTGGCAGACTTAGAGAAATCCTACCCCCTGCTCACGGAATATATTTGGCTGAAACGTTCCCAAGCTCTGCTACAACTGGGGCGCAAGGAAGAAGCGGCAACCCTACAAGCCAATATCCTTAACCGCTTTCCCAGTACGGCGGTGGCGGCAACAGTTACCCACGATCGACAAGAGATTGACACTCTTATCAGACGCTATCCTGCCCATCCCCTGGCGAAAAAGTATCTTAAGGAACGGTCTTTAGCCAACCCTGATCTGTTGGTTAGCTTGGTCACCTATTTCCCCGATGATGTGGATATTCTGCCTTACCTCGATCGGGCTAGTCGCTTGCGTCTTACCCCTGACCAGTGGTGGGCGGTTGCCGATGGGTATTACGACCAGTTTGTGTTCACTAAAGCTGCAGATGCTTACAGCAAAGCTACCCCCAACGCCATAACTGCCTATCGTCTTGCCCGCAGTTACCACCGTGCCGATCGCCATGACAGCGCCATCAGTGCCTACAGGGGTGTAGTCGAGCGCTATCCCCAAAGTCCGGAAGCCCCCCGTGCTCTCCTGCGGTTGGTGCAGCTATTACCCCCTGAACAGGCTGTAGCTATTGCCGATCGGATTGTGGAGCGCTATCCCAGTGCGGGGGCAGAAGCCCTTTTAGCCAAGTTTTACATCGAGCGGGACTTATTGAAAACAAATCCCCAGTTGACTTTCAAGACCCTCATCCAAAAATTTCCCCAGAGTGATAGTGCGGCGCAACTCCTATTAGAAAGAGCAAAAGAGCAAGCTCGATCGGGGCAATTCCTTGATGCCATCGCTACCGTCCGTCAGTTGCAACTGCAGAACCAAACCAGTGAAGCAGCAGCAGAAGCGGGCTTTTGGGCAGGGAAGTGGTCAGAAAAAATTGGTGACCGATCGGGGGCGCAGCAACTCTATCGCCATGTCCTCCGTCATCATCCTGAGTCCTACTATGCTTGGCGCTCGGCTACAGCTTTGGGCATGCCCGTGGGCAGTCTGGGAGGAGTAGAGCAAGTGAGATATGACTTACAACCGATCGCTACCCGTGCCCCCCTACCTACAGGATCACCAGTTTTACAGGAATTGTACTTACTGGGAGAAGACCAGGACGCAACGGAGCTATGGCAATTTACCACAAGGGGCAAGCGAGTTTTGAACGTCAGAGAGATTTTCACCGATGGTATTATGCGGGTGTTGGCGGGAGATTATTTGCTAGGCATCAAACAGATTGACAGTTTAGATTGGATTGATGTCAGTCCCCAGGAAGCCAGTCAGATTCCCGAATTGAAAAAACATCCCGATCGGTTGCCCTTTCTCTATCCCCTTGCCTATCAGGAAATTGTGCAAACCAGGGCTACAGAACGGAATCTGCACCCAGCTCTAGTTTTCGGCTTAATTCGACAGGAATCACGGTTTGAAAAGGGAATTCGATCGAGTGCTGATGCCGTGGGTCTGATGCAAATTATTCCTGAAACTGCGGCTTGGATTGCCAGCAAATTAGGGCGAAAAAACTACAGTATGACTAATCCCCAGGACAATGTGGAATTTGGCACATGGTATCTCCGTTACACCCACAGTCGCTATCAAAATAACACCATGCTAGCGGTGGCTAGTTACAATGCCGGACCAGGGGCAGTGGCTAATTGGGTGCAGGGGGGAGTGGGAGATGTAGATGAGTTTGTGGAACGCATTCCCTACCGTGAAACCCGCGATTATGTGAAGAAAGTATTTGCTAACTACTGGAACTATCTACGCATCTATAGCCCTACTCTCCAAAACCATATTGCCAATACTGTGAGAGAAATAGGCTAG
- the dnaN gene encoding DNA polymerase III subunit beta → MYFSCPQNVLATNLSLVSRAVASRPSHPILANILLETDQASGNISLTAFDLNLGIQVKFPANIEQEGSITLPSRLLNDIVSRLPEAEVILQCDKETSTASLLCGSGRYELRGLPADDFPQLPQISGSRASRLEGARRPPSDQGQISYLPVEAILAGVSGSLFAASNDETKRVLTGVHVKVQPQGLEFAATDGHRLAMVEIPYSEEETALPPQAVTSLEVTVPARALRELERMLQHYTEGMIAVQFDETQMVFQGIQQMLTARLLDGVYPDYHRLIPQQFKYQVTVERKTLVSALERVAVLADQKNNIVKVTIDELNQEIALAVDTPEVAAGKESLPAQVAGGNLEVAFNVKYLLDGLKSVNSTDVTLQMNTPTSPAVLKPIGGTKVTYLVMPVQIRG, encoded by the coding sequence ATGTATTTTTCCTGTCCGCAAAATGTTTTAGCAACGAATCTCAGCTTGGTGAGTCGTGCGGTTGCTTCACGGCCTAGCCATCCCATCTTGGCAAACATTTTGTTGGAAACAGACCAGGCATCTGGTAATATATCCCTAACGGCGTTTGATCTGAATTTAGGCATTCAAGTAAAGTTTCCCGCCAATATTGAGCAGGAAGGCAGTATTACTTTGCCATCCCGTTTACTGAACGATATTGTTTCCCGATTGCCGGAGGCGGAAGTCATACTCCAGTGCGACAAAGAGACGAGTACTGCTAGTCTGTTGTGTGGGTCAGGACGCTATGAGTTACGGGGCTTGCCAGCGGACGACTTTCCCCAGTTGCCCCAGATCAGCGGTTCGCGAGCCTCACGGCTCGAGGGAGCTCGCCGACCTCCGAGCGACCAGGGGCAAATTTCCTACCTGCCTGTGGAGGCAATTTTAGCAGGGGTGAGTGGGTCTTTGTTTGCTGCCTCCAATGATGAGACAAAACGGGTGCTAACGGGTGTACATGTGAAAGTGCAACCCCAGGGGTTGGAGTTTGCCGCAACTGATGGACATCGCTTAGCAATGGTGGAAATTCCCTATTCCGAGGAGGAGACTGCTTTGCCCCCCCAAGCTGTGACTAGTTTAGAGGTGACGGTACCAGCCCGGGCGCTGCGGGAATTGGAGCGGATGTTACAGCACTACACGGAGGGCATGATTGCGGTGCAGTTCGATGAAACTCAGATGGTCTTCCAAGGCATACAACAAATGCTGACAGCTCGGCTCCTCGATGGGGTATATCCCGATTACCATCGCTTAATTCCCCAGCAGTTTAAGTACCAGGTTACAGTTGAACGCAAAACTCTAGTCAGTGCCCTAGAGCGGGTGGCAGTGCTGGCTGATCAAAAAAACAACATTGTCAAGGTTACGATTGATGAGCTTAACCAGGAAATAGCCCTCGCTGTGGATACACCAGAGGTGGCAGCAGGAAAGGAGTCTTTGCCAGCCCAAGTAGCGGGGGGAAATTTGGAAGTTGCTTTCAATGTCAAATATCTCCTAGATGGACTGAAGTCAGTCAATAGTACGGATGTTACTTTACAGATGAATACTCCCACTAGCCCTGCCGTCCTCAAACCGATCGGAGGAACAAAGGTCACATACTTGGTTATGCCTGTGCAAATTAGGGGCTAG